A stretch of Halocalculus aciditolerans DNA encodes these proteins:
- the dpsA gene encoding DNA starvation/stationary phase protection protein DpsA, producing the protein MSAPHLHNPGEEALRREWGSVEGNALRIDRERAERLVEALNADLSGLYILFNQVRKHYWTMEGREVGPVVEFLKDAADRLAEMTDGLAIRVHALGGVPVNGPMGIRQHAPFGIEAGDVYDVRSSLSNDLDGYATLAASMREHVALADDLGDEATLELVREHLRTIEADAHVLERMLADDTLVRTE; encoded by the coding sequence ATGAGCGCGCCACACCTCCACAACCCCGGCGAGGAGGCGCTCCGCCGCGAGTGGGGGAGCGTCGAGGGGAACGCGCTCCGCATCGACCGGGAGCGAGCCGAGCGCCTCGTCGAGGCGCTGAACGCCGACCTCTCCGGGCTCTACATCCTGTTCAATCAGGTGCGCAAGCATTACTGGACGATGGAGGGCCGGGAGGTCGGGCCGGTCGTCGAGTTCCTGAAGGACGCGGCGGACCGGCTGGCGGAGATGACGGACGGCCTCGCGATTCGCGTGCACGCGCTCGGTGGCGTGCCCGTGAACGGCCCGATGGGGATTCGACAGCACGCGCCGTTCGGCATCGAGGCGGGCGACGTCTACGACGTCCGGTCGTCCCTCTCGAACGACCTCGACGGGTACGCGACGCTCGCCGCGAGCATGCGCGAGCACGTCGCGCTCGCCGACGACCTCGGCGACGAGGCGACGCTGGAACTCGTCCGCGAGCACCTGCGGACTATCGAAGCGGACGCACACGTCCTCGAACGGATGCTGGCGGACGACACGCTCGTCCGCACAGAGTAA
- a CDS encoding HVO_2922 family protein, which yields MSDADSDARFELYEDADGQWRWRLVHRNGNILADSGQGYASKQKAEQGAQSVKRNAPDAPLTTDGTQ from the coding sequence ATGTCCGACGCTGACTCCGACGCCCGGTTCGAGCTCTACGAGGACGCCGACGGCCAGTGGCGCTGGCGACTCGTCCACCGCAACGGCAACATCCTCGCCGACTCCGGTCAGGGCTACGCCTCCAAACAGAAGGCCGAACAGGGCGCACAGAGCGTCAAACGCAACGCTCCCGACGCCCCCCTCACCACCGACGGAACACAGTAA
- the dpsA gene encoding DNA starvation/stationary phase protection protein DpsA has product MNTQKTVRREAGTVEENALRLDREKAEQVVEALNVDLAATYVLYHQLRKHHWNVEGAEFNDLHEFLGDKAEEAEASADELAERVQALGGVPVSGPANLEEHAPVEFEGEDVYDIRTSLENDREMYGDVIETVREHVGLAEGLEDYATSELLRDVLEDLEDAAHEVDHYLEDDTLVLESAAQ; this is encoded by the coding sequence ATGAACACCCAGAAGACGGTTCGCCGAGAAGCGGGTACGGTCGAAGAGAACGCGCTGCGTCTGGATCGGGAGAAGGCCGAGCAGGTCGTCGAAGCGCTGAACGTCGACCTCGCCGCGACGTACGTGCTCTACCACCAGCTCCGCAAGCACCACTGGAACGTCGAGGGCGCGGAGTTCAACGACCTCCACGAGTTCCTCGGCGACAAGGCCGAAGAGGCCGAAGCGTCGGCGGACGAGCTCGCAGAGCGCGTGCAGGCGCTCGGCGGCGTCCCCGTCAGCGGGCCCGCGAACCTCGAGGAGCACGCGCCCGTCGAGTTCGAGGGCGAGGACGTCTACGACATCCGGACCTCCCTGGAGAACGACCGCGAGATGTACGGCGACGTCATCGAAACCGTCCGCGAGCACGTCGGTCTCGCGGAGGGGTTAGAGGATTACGCGACGAGCGAGCTCCTCCGCGACGTCCTCGAAGACCTCGAGGACGCGGCGCACGAAGTCGACCACTACCTCGAGGACGACACGCTCGTCTTAGAGAGCGCGGCGCAGTAA
- the dpsA gene encoding DNA starvation/stationary phase protection protein DpsA, giving the protein MTQPRTGRLVHDLDGATVRQAWGTVEENAVRLDRADAERVVEALNVDHASAFNLFYLLRKHYWTAEGAEHEEVADFLKDAYQRARALNDDLAERITQLGGVPASTPPQLQEYAAVHLEAEHLFDLRSSLEGDLEAYATLAASMREHVALAADVGDEATRELLQEELEEVEEDAHTLENLLADDTLVRTEAMR; this is encoded by the coding sequence ATGACGCAGCCACGGACCGGGCGGCTGGTTCACGACCTCGACGGCGCGACCGTCCGCCAGGCGTGGGGGACGGTCGAGGAGAACGCCGTCCGGCTCGACCGGGCGGACGCCGAACGGGTCGTCGAGGCGCTCAACGTCGACCACGCGAGCGCGTTCAACCTCTTCTACCTCCTCCGCAAACACTACTGGACGGCGGAAGGAGCGGAGCACGAGGAGGTCGCGGACTTCCTGAAGGACGCCTACCAGCGGGCTCGCGCGTTGAACGACGACCTCGCGGAGCGCATCACGCAGCTCGGCGGGGTGCCGGCGAGCACGCCGCCGCAGCTCCAGGAGTACGCGGCCGTCCACCTCGAAGCCGAACACCTCTTCGACCTGCGGTCGTCCCTCGAGGGCGACCTCGAGGCGTACGCGACGCTCGCCGCGAGCATGCGCGAGCACGTCGCGCTCGCCGCCGACGTCGGCGACGAGGCGACGCGCGAACTCCTCCAAGAGGAGCTCGAAGAGGTCGAGGAGGACGCGCACACGCTGGAGAACCTGCTGGCGGACGACACGCTCGTTCGAACGGAGGCGATGCGATGA
- a CDS encoding helix-turn-helix transcriptional regulator has protein sequence MTRVLAGLLTAFAVLGLALTGAATPAAAATNQTDFDSVHYTVTVHENGSARWTFTYQTALDNESQRQAFRTYADRFEANETALYQSFRTRATDLVADGQNATGRSMTATHFSRDAAVRGLNDDLGVIEMSFTWTGFARVDGDRVIVGDLFDGGLYIADDQRFVVTAAPGLDFATAEPTPDALSGTTLADSDTLTWLGERQFTDERPRIVLTTANTTTPGTTALTTTGTTLANGDTGDGGVSPLLLLAGVLLAALLGIAATASYYTRHRDAPSDASTDTPPADVAAEPAVSDADLLTDDRRVINLLEDHGGRMRQASIVDETDWSKSKVSMLLSDMEDDDRITRLRIGRENVVSLPGHEPDAARDNRPDPDPDE, from the coding sequence ATGACGAGGGTCCTCGCCGGCCTCCTCACCGCGTTCGCCGTCCTCGGCCTCGCGCTCACCGGCGCGGCCACCCCCGCAGCCGCCGCGACGAACCAGACCGACTTCGACAGCGTCCACTACACCGTCACCGTCCACGAGAACGGCAGCGCCCGCTGGACCTTCACCTACCAGACCGCCCTCGACAACGAGAGCCAACGCCAAGCCTTCCGCACCTACGCCGACCGCTTCGAAGCCAACGAAACCGCCCTCTACCAGTCCTTCCGCACCCGCGCCACCGACCTCGTCGCCGACGGCCAGAACGCCACCGGCCGCTCCATGACCGCCACCCACTTCTCCCGCGACGCCGCCGTCCGCGGCCTCAACGACGACCTCGGCGTCATCGAGATGAGCTTTACCTGGACCGGGTTCGCCCGCGTCGACGGCGACCGCGTCATCGTCGGCGACCTCTTCGACGGCGGCCTCTACATCGCCGACGACCAACGCTTCGTCGTCACCGCCGCCCCCGGCCTCGACTTCGCCACCGCCGAACCCACCCCCGACGCCCTCTCCGGCACCACCCTCGCCGACAGCGACACCCTCACCTGGCTCGGCGAACGCCAATTCACCGACGAACGCCCCCGAATCGTCCTCACCACCGCCAACACCACGACCCCCGGAACCACCGCTCTCACCACTACCGGCACTACCCTCGCTAACGGCGATACCGGTGACGGCGGCGTCTCCCCCCTCCTCCTCCTCGCCGGCGTCCTCCTCGCCGCCCTCCTCGGCATCGCCGCCACCGCCTCCTACTACACCCGCCACCGCGACGCTCCCTCCGACGCCTCCACCGACACTCCGCCCGCCGACGTCGCCGCCGAACCCGCCGTCTCCGACGCCGACCTCCTCACCGACGACCGACGCGTCATCAACCTCCTCGAAGACCACGGCGGCCGCATGCGTCAGGCCTCCATCGTCGACGAAACCGACTGGTCCAAATCCAAAGTCAGCATGCTCCTCTCCGACATGGAAGACGACGACCGGATCACCCGCCTCCGCATCGGCCGCGAAAACGTCGTCTCCCTCCCCGGCCACGAACCCGACGCCGCCAGAGACAACCGCCCCGACCCCGACCCCGACGAGTGA
- a CDS encoding tyrosine-type recombinase/integrase encodes MPATRERSLTERDFERLIRATYRIDDDEKALEARALVLVGGRLGLRPGEFTHLSSSWIDWQRQMIRIPLHHQCTKGRDGSLCGYCRQVIEQQVRSSDRSFAELEREYWQPKTTAGARAVPFHFSPRVHVALEFLDERHGGWPYSFSTVQRRLNTTLDHAPRLPADATSPHGLRATAASYHASRGLDMPALRAMFGWKDLETAQQYLNVDGAMTRRALSNIH; translated from the coding sequence ATGCCAGCAACTCGGGAGCGGTCCCTGACGGAGCGCGATTTCGAACGCTTGATCCGGGCGACCTACCGGATCGACGACGACGAGAAGGCGCTCGAAGCGCGCGCGCTCGTCCTCGTCGGTGGTCGCCTCGGACTTCGGCCCGGTGAGTTCACGCATCTCTCCTCGTCGTGGATCGACTGGCAACGCCAGATGATCCGCATTCCGCTCCACCACCAGTGTACGAAGGGCCGAGACGGCAGCCTCTGCGGGTACTGTCGGCAGGTCATCGAACAGCAGGTCCGGTCGTCGGACCGGAGCTTCGCGGAACTCGAACGGGAGTACTGGCAGCCCAAGACGACCGCCGGCGCGCGCGCCGTCCCCTTCCACTTCTCGCCCCGCGTCCACGTCGCACTGGAGTTCCTCGACGAACGCCACGGCGGCTGGCCGTACTCGTTCTCAACGGTACAGCGCCGCCTCAACACGACACTCGATCACGCGCCGCGACTACCGGCGGACGCGACGTCACCGCACGGGCTCCGCGCGACCGCGGCCTCCTATCACGCCAGTCGGGGTTTGGACATGCCCGCGCTTCGCGCGATGTTCGGCTGGAAGGACCTCGAAACCGCCCAACAGTACCTCAACGTCGACGGTGCGATGACGCGCCGCGCGCTCAGCAATATCCACTGA
- a CDS encoding universal stress protein, with product MYDRILLATDGTVASENAETHAIDLAAEHDAELHALYVVDESVYSAYSGDEYVDEAEGPEHGLEEQGREALAEVRTAAESVGVDVVEAVEHGDPAEVTVAYAEKADVDLIVLGTKRRPAEYRALLGSTTDRVLRLTERPAIVVKTETSADR from the coding sequence ATGTACGATAGAATCCTGCTCGCGACCGACGGGACGGTCGCGTCGGAGAACGCGGAGACGCACGCGATCGACCTGGCGGCGGAGCACGACGCGGAGCTGCACGCGCTCTACGTGGTGGACGAGAGCGTCTATAGCGCGTACAGCGGCGACGAGTACGTCGACGAGGCGGAGGGGCCGGAGCACGGGCTGGAAGAGCAGGGTCGAGAGGCGTTGGCGGAGGTGCGGACGGCGGCGGAGAGCGTCGGCGTCGACGTCGTGGAGGCCGTCGAGCACGGCGACCCGGCGGAGGTGACGGTGGCGTACGCGGAGAAGGCGGACGTGGACCTCATCGTGCTCGGGACGAAGCGCCGGCCGGCGGAGTACCGCGCGCTCCTCGGGAGCACGACCGACCGCGTGCTGCGGCTGACTGAGCGGCCGGCTATCGTCGTGAAGACGGAGACGAGCGCGGACCGGTAG